One Zeugodacus cucurbitae isolate PBARC_wt_2022May chromosome 3, idZeuCucr1.2, whole genome shotgun sequence genomic region harbors:
- the LOC128920293 gene encoding putative nuclease HARBI1 isoform X1, whose protein sequence is MNALQILCVNATYLCIKQLFGCQNIKMPKVSEKAKFIQLCEKSLVFDLLMLELFGKHDEIQRKKEDEIMEDFSFALAAAAYFRYGSTFVHHSVPKSPNFLIDVLPHLDENRFREIVRVSKTTFDFIIDLIKDDEVFNGPRSCKQFPIQIQLAVVMYRLGSCGEGATITKIASLFGISDGGVIQVMTNRVFDAIIKRKTQFLFWPDPVERRALVVQTLSELPHCVGYVDGTEIKLAEKPTVDCEAYFSRKHIYSLKAQCVCDHKLVIRHMVLGYPGSVHDARIYNNCELSTNATEMLTGSEWLAADSAYKLTSTLITPFRINATEGTLNQRILFNRTFSQYRIRIEHCFGLLKERFNSLKELKIQIKSDNSVKFACRWILVCAILHNIILKENDGGFDVDEESISENSEVDEPGDQNLPTVEGASKRLSLLSLMET, encoded by the exons ATGAACGCACTTCAAATTCTTTGTGTAAAtgccacttatttatgtattaaacagctgtttgggtgtcaaaatattaaaatgccgaaagttagcgaaaaagcaaaatttattcaactttgcgaaaaatcactagtatttgatttgttaatgttGGAGCTGTTTGGAAAACATGACG aaatccaacgcaaaaagGAAGATGAAATTATGGAAGACTTTAGCTTTGCATTGGCAGCTGCTGCATATTTTAGATATGGATCTACATTTGTTCATCATTCTGTCCCAAAATCACCCAActttttaatagatgtattaccGCATTTGGATGAAAACAGGTTTCGAGAAATTGTGCGAGTCAGCAAAACCACATTTGATTTTATCATTGATCTGATAAAGGATGACGAAGTGTTCAATGGTCCACGTTCATGTAAACAGTTTCCTATCCAAATTCAATTGGCTGTAGTAATGTACCGACTGGGTTCATGTGGAGAAGGAGcaacaattactaaaattgctagTTTGTTTGGTATTAGCGATGGTGGAGTAATACAG GTCATGACCAACAGGGTATTTGATGCAATTATTAAAAGGAAAACTCAGTTTCTGTTTTGGCCGGACCCTGTAGAGCGTAGAGCTTTAGTTGTTCAAACACTCAGTGAGCTACCACATTGTGTTGGCTACGTAGATGGAACGGAGATAAAATTGGCGGAAAAACCCACtgtagattgcgaagcatatttttctcgcaagcatatatattcacttaaggCTCAATGTGTGTGTGACCACAAACTAGTAATTCGTCATATGGTATTGGGGTATCCCGGTAGTGTTCACGACGCTAGGATATACAACAATTGCGAGCTATCCACAAACGCCACTGAAATGCTAACAGGATCAGAGTGGTTAGCTGCAGacagtgcatataaattaacttCGACCCTTATTACTCCTTTTAGAATAAACGCAACGGAAGGCACCTTGAATCAACGAATTCTGTTCAACAGAACGTTCAGCCAGTACCGAATAAGAATTGAGCATTGCTTTGGTTTATTGAAAGAACGTTTTAATAGCTTGAAAgaactcaaaattcaaataaagagtGATAATTCGGTAAAGTTTGCATGCCGGTGGATATTAGTTTGTgcgatattgcacaatattatattaaaagaaaacgacgGTGGTTTTGATGTTGACGAAGAAAGCATTAGTGAAAACAGTGAAGTCGACGAGCCTGGGGATCAAAACTTACCAACAGTTGAAGGTGCATCTAAGCGCCTTTCATTGTTATCACTAatggaaacttaa
- the LOC128920293 gene encoding putative nuclease HARBI1 isoform X2 translates to MISEIQRKKEDEIMEDFSFALAAAAYFRYGSTFVHHSVPKSPNFLIDVLPHLDENRFREIVRVSKTTFDFIIDLIKDDEVFNGPRSCKQFPIQIQLAVVMYRLGSCGEGATITKIASLFGISDGGVIQVMTNRVFDAIIKRKTQFLFWPDPVERRALVVQTLSELPHCVGYVDGTEIKLAEKPTVDCEAYFSRKHIYSLKAQCVCDHKLVIRHMVLGYPGSVHDARIYNNCELSTNATEMLTGSEWLAADSAYKLTSTLITPFRINATEGTLNQRILFNRTFSQYRIRIEHCFGLLKERFNSLKELKIQIKSDNSVKFACRWILVCAILHNIILKENDGGFDVDEESISENSEVDEPGDQNLPTVEGASKRLSLLSLMET, encoded by the exons atgatttcagaaatccaacgcaaaaagGAAGATGAAATTATGGAAGACTTTAGCTTTGCATTGGCAGCTGCTGCATATTTTAGATATGGATCTACATTTGTTCATCATTCTGTCCCAAAATCACCCAActttttaatagatgtattaccGCATTTGGATGAAAACAGGTTTCGAGAAATTGTGCGAGTCAGCAAAACCACATTTGATTTTATCATTGATCTGATAAAGGATGACGAAGTGTTCAATGGTCCACGTTCATGTAAACAGTTTCCTATCCAAATTCAATTGGCTGTAGTAATGTACCGACTGGGTTCATGTGGAGAAGGAGcaacaattactaaaattgctagTTTGTTTGGTATTAGCGATGGTGGAGTAATACAG GTCATGACCAACAGGGTATTTGATGCAATTATTAAAAGGAAAACTCAGTTTCTGTTTTGGCCGGACCCTGTAGAGCGTAGAGCTTTAGTTGTTCAAACACTCAGTGAGCTACCACATTGTGTTGGCTACGTAGATGGAACGGAGATAAAATTGGCGGAAAAACCCACtgtagattgcgaagcatatttttctcgcaagcatatatattcacttaaggCTCAATGTGTGTGTGACCACAAACTAGTAATTCGTCATATGGTATTGGGGTATCCCGGTAGTGTTCACGACGCTAGGATATACAACAATTGCGAGCTATCCACAAACGCCACTGAAATGCTAACAGGATCAGAGTGGTTAGCTGCAGacagtgcatataaattaacttCGACCCTTATTACTCCTTTTAGAATAAACGCAACGGAAGGCACCTTGAATCAACGAATTCTGTTCAACAGAACGTTCAGCCAGTACCGAATAAGAATTGAGCATTGCTTTGGTTTATTGAAAGAACGTTTTAATAGCTTGAAAgaactcaaaattcaaataaagagtGATAATTCGGTAAAGTTTGCATGCCGGTGGATATTAGTTTGTgcgatattgcacaatattatattaaaagaaaacgacgGTGGTTTTGATGTTGACGAAGAAAGCATTAGTGAAAACAGTGAAGTCGACGAGCCTGGGGATCAAAACTTACCAACAGTTGAAGGTGCATCTAAGCGCCTTTCATTGTTATCACTAatggaaacttaa
- the LOC128920294 gene encoding uncharacterized protein LOC128920294 gives MNIIVKIKMEKDKKLKQKRLRLKPSHRWTESQSLQLLQAVSDAIKDSPESFEKPTSQRFYEKLQQNTPALQSVVCVAMKSKMRYLKALYVAAAAWKNKTGSGLLANGDESSVSAHVNKICPNFDLLEVIFGQRKNVNPGVIFESTDSIEVLADSPCADSSLNDTIDSYDLCALDCEDLVDPILPISISSDCSAAAAATSTPQSSLDFRSSTKKPKRKSEAPFNKLIFIQEKRLELEVKKIELEKEKEKNEVELKRIELNNQLEMKRIETESEKETKLEIEKLKLASEERIKMFEIELKLKSK, from the exons ATGAatattattgtgaaaattaaaatggaaaag gataaaaagttaaagcaaaAGCGTCTACGGCTGAAACCGTCCCATCGCTGGACAGAGTCGCAGTCCCTGCAGCTGTTGCAAGCAGTATCCGACGCAATTAAAGATAGTCCAGAATCTTTTGAG AAACCGACCTCCCAAAGGTTTTacgaaaaattgcagcaaaataCACCGGCACTTCAATCTGTCGTTTGCGTagctatgaaaagcaaaatgaggTATCTCAAAGCGTTGTACGTTGCCGCGGCAGCCTGGAAAAACAAAACTGGGTCTGGACTACTCGCTAATGGTGACGAGTCAAGCGTATCAGCGCATGTCAACAAAATTTGTCCCAACTTTGACTTACTGGAAGTTATCTTCGGGCAACGCAAAAATGTAAATCCCGgagtaatttttgaaagcacTGACAGCATTGAAGTACTGGCTGATTCCCCTTGTGCTGATAGTTCGTTAAACGATACCATCGATTCCTACGACTTGTGTGCGCTCGATTGTGAGGATTTAGTTGACCCAATATTACCTATAAGTATAAGTAGCGATTGCAGTGCCGCCGCCGCGGCAACTTCTACACCACAAAGTTCGTTGGACTTTAgaagttcaacaaaaaaaccaaaaagaaagagtgaagccccgttcaataaattgatttttattcaggAGAAAAGGTTGGAATTAGAAGTTAAGAAAATAgaattagaaaaagaaaaagaaaagaatgaggtcgagttgaaaagaattgaactgaataatcaattagaaatgaaaagaattgaaactgaatcagaaaaagaaaccaaactggaaattgaaaaactgaaaCTTGCTAGTGAAGAAcgcattaaaatgtttgaaatagagttaaagttaaaatcaaaataa